The Pelagibacterium halotolerans B2 genome has a segment encoding these proteins:
- a CDS encoding adenine phosphoribosyltransferase, which translates to MFTDLKALVRSIPDYPKPGIIFRDITSLIEDSAGFSESCERLAAAHRGKDITKVAGIEARGFIFGAGVAIALGVGFVPVRKAGKLPGETIGQNYALEYGVDTIEIHADAVDGDDNVLLIDDLIATGGTAIAAVSLLRRTGAKVEHTGFVIDLPDIGGAEKLRAHGVAVEALMTFEGH; encoded by the coding sequence ATGTTCACCGACCTCAAGGCGCTCGTGCGCTCGATTCCCGACTATCCCAAGCCCGGGATCATCTTTCGCGACATCACATCGCTGATCGAAGATTCGGCGGGCTTCAGCGAAAGCTGTGAGCGATTGGCCGCAGCACATCGGGGAAAGGACATCACCAAGGTCGCGGGCATCGAGGCGCGGGGCTTTATCTTTGGCGCCGGCGTCGCCATTGCGCTCGGCGTCGGGTTCGTTCCGGTGCGCAAGGCCGGCAAACTGCCCGGTGAAACGATCGGCCAGAACTACGCGCTGGAATATGGAGTGGACACCATCGAAATCCATGCCGACGCCGTCGATGGCGATGATAACGTATTGCTGATCGACGATCTGATCGCCACCGGCGGAACCGCTATCGCCGCGGTCTCCCTGCTGCGGCGCACGGGGGCCAAGGTCGAACACACCGGATTCGTGATCGATCTTCCGGACATCGGCGGTGCCGAGAAATTGCGGGCCCATGGCGTTGCCGTCGAAGCGCTGATGACATTCGAGGGCCATTGA
- a CDS encoding cytochrome c1, whose amino-acid sequence MLKKTILGVFAFAAVALGGAMVQAAEEYPHTDQQDWSFAGIFGTYDQNQLRRGFQVYREVCSSCHGLEYISFRNLHEEGGPEYSEDQVRALAAEYTVADEMAEGGEREGVPADRWPNPFPSEQIAAEANGGKAPPDLSLMAKARGIHMDFPWWVFNYFTAYQEAGADYIYNLLTSYEEAPEGVEVAPGLHYNEYFSGHFIAMGPPLSDGIVSYADEATPETLEQYSLDVAAFLQWTADPHMVSRKSTGFLVILFLVALSVLMYLVKRRIWRDAH is encoded by the coding sequence ATGCTTAAGAAGACGATCCTTGGCGTATTTGCCTTTGCTGCGGTGGCCCTTGGGGGCGCCATGGTGCAGGCAGCCGAAGAATACCCCCATACCGACCAGCAGGACTGGAGCTTTGCCGGCATTTTCGGCACGTACGACCAGAACCAGCTTCGCCGTGGCTTCCAGGTCTATCGCGAAGTCTGTTCGAGCTGCCACGGCCTGGAGTACATCTCCTTCCGCAATCTGCACGAGGAAGGTGGGCCCGAATACAGCGAAGACCAGGTTCGCGCCCTTGCTGCCGAATACACCGTCGCCGATGAGATGGCAGAGGGCGGCGAGCGTGAAGGCGTGCCGGCCGACCGGTGGCCCAATCCCTTCCCCAGCGAGCAGATCGCGGCCGAGGCCAATGGTGGCAAGGCGCCGCCCGATCTTTCGCTGATGGCCAAGGCACGGGGCATCCATATGGATTTCCCCTGGTGGGTCTTCAATTATTTCACCGCCTATCAGGAAGCCGGCGCGGATTACATCTACAATCTGCTCACCAGCTACGAGGAAGCACCCGAAGGTGTCGAAGTGGCGCCGGGGCTGCATTACAACGAGTATTTCTCGGGCCATTTCATCGCGATGGGGCCGCCGCTTTCCGATGGCATCGTGTCCTATGCCGACGAGGCGACGCCCGAGACACTCGAGCAGTATTCATTGGACGTTGCCGCCTTCCTGCAATGGACTGCCGATCCGCACATGGTCTCGCGCAAATCGACGGGTTTTTTGGTGATCTTGTTCCTCGTCGCGCTGTCGGTCCTGATGTATCTGGTCAAGCGCCGCATCTGGCGCGATGCCCACTAA
- a CDS encoding cytochrome b has product MANHAGNYTPGTGIERWLDDRLPIIRFSKEHLMDYPTPKNLNYWWTFGAILTFMLVIQIVTGVILVMHYTPHVDLAFASVEHIRRDVNFGRIIQGTHAVGASMFFAAVYVHIFRGLYYGSYKAPREVIWMLGVILFILLMATAFMGYVLPWGQMSLWGATVITGIFSAIPLVGEAIQTLLLGGFSVANPTLNRFFSLHYLIPFIIAAVVVLHIWALHVPGNNNPTGVEVKESRDTLPFHPYITMKDLFAVVVFLIPFAWFVFFAPDILGHADNYIPGNPQVTPTHIVPEWYLLPFYTMLRAIDFNVLFIDSKLGGVIAMGGSLLILFALPWLDTSKVRSGSFRPLFRPFYWLFVINFIALAYLGAQSAEGIYVLLAKICTAYYFGYFLIILPILGRIEKPAPLPASISESVLGKANG; this is encoded by the coding sequence ATGGCCAATCACGCTGGCAATTATACGCCGGGCACCGGAATCGAGCGCTGGCTCGACGACCGCCTTCCCATCATCAGGTTCTCAAAAGAACATCTGATGGACTATCCGACGCCGAAAAACCTCAATTACTGGTGGACCTTCGGCGCGATCCTTACCTTCATGCTGGTCATCCAGATCGTCACCGGCGTCATTCTGGTGATGCACTACACGCCGCATGTGGACCTGGCCTTTGCCTCGGTCGAGCACATTCGCCGTGACGTCAATTTCGGCCGCATCATCCAGGGTACCCATGCCGTGGGCGCTTCGATGTTCTTTGCCGCCGTCTATGTCCATATCTTCCGTGGCCTTTATTACGGTTCTTACAAGGCCCCGCGCGAGGTCATCTGGATGCTGGGCGTGATCCTGTTTATCCTTTTGATGGCGACCGCTTTCATGGGCTACGTTCTGCCCTGGGGTCAGATGAGCCTTTGGGGTGCCACGGTCATCACCGGTATCTTCTCGGCCATTCCGCTGGTCGGCGAAGCGATCCAGACCCTGCTTCTCGGCGGGTTCTCGGTGGCCAATCCCACGCTCAACCGCTTCTTCTCGCTCCACTACCTCATCCCCTTCATCATCGCCGCCGTCGTCGTGCTCCACATCTGGGCGCTGCACGTTCCGGGCAACAACAACCCGACCGGCGTTGAAGTGAAGGAAAGCCGCGATACGCTGCCTTTCCATCCCTACATCACAATGAAGGATCTCTTCGCGGTCGTTGTGTTCCTCATTCCGTTCGCCTGGTTCGTGTTCTTTGCGCCCGATATCCTCGGGCACGCCGACAACTACATTCCCGGCAACCCGCAGGTCACGCCGACCCATATCGTGCCCGAATGGTACCTGCTGCCGTTCTATACGATGCTGCGCGCCATCGACTTCAACGTGCTGTTCATCGACTCCAAGCTCGGTGGTGTCATCGCCATGGGTGGCTCGCTGCTGATCCTGTTTGCCCTGCCCTGGCTCGATACGTCCAAGGTGCGCTCGGGTTCGTTCCGCCCGCTGTTCCGTCCGTTCTATTGGCTGTTCGTGATCAACTTCATTGCGCTTGCCTATCTGGGCGCGCAGTCGGCGGAAGGCATTTACGTGCTGCTGGCCAAGATCTGCACGGCCTATTATTTCGGCTACTTCCTCATCATTCTCCCGATCCTGGGACGTATCGAAAAGCCCGCGCCGCTTCCGGCCAGCATTTCGGAAAGCGTGCTCGGCAAGGCGAATGGCTGA
- the petA gene encoding ubiquinol-cytochrome c reductase iron-sulfur subunit — protein sequence MATASETKATRRDFLYIATGAVGAVGVAGAAWPLINQLNPDASVLALASIRFDVAPVAEGSSVTIMWRGLPVFVRHRTPAEIEEARAVPLSELKDPQTDEERVLEGHEEWLIMVANCTHLGCVPVGESGDYDGWFCPCHGSHYDTAGRIRRGPAPRNLVVPPYEFVSDTVVQIG from the coding sequence TTGGCGACAGCGAGCGAAACAAAAGCGACACGACGCGATTTTCTTTACATCGCGACCGGTGCGGTCGGTGCAGTCGGGGTGGCGGGAGCCGCCTGGCCGCTTATCAATCAATTGAACCCCGATGCCTCGGTTCTGGCCCTGGCCTCGATCCGCTTCGACGTTGCTCCGGTGGCCGAGGGGTCGTCGGTGACCATCATGTGGCGCGGGCTTCCGGTCTTTGTCCGGCACCGCACTCCGGCCGAAATCGAAGAGGCGCGGGCCGTGCCGCTTTCCGAACTCAAGGATCCCCAGACCGACGAAGAGCGGGTGCTCGAGGGGCACGAGGAATGGCTCATCATGGTCGCCAACTGCACCCATCTGGGCTGCGTGCCGGTTGGAGAATCGGGCGATTACGACGGCTGGTTCTGCCCCTGCCACGGGTCGCACTACGATACTGCGGGCCGCATCCGTCGCGGGCCGGCGCCGAGGAACCTCGTCGTGCCGCCCTATGAGTTCGTGTCCGACACTGTCGTGCAGATCGGTTAA